Proteins from a genomic interval of Polaribacter sp. Q13:
- a CDS encoding thioredoxin family protein, whose translation MARAESNEFKNGTKAPDFNLLNTVDNTFLSLENAKGEKGTVIMFICNHCPFVIHVNAELVKMANDYQQKGINFIAISANDVDNYPQDSPELMKQLAKDENYPFPYLYDETQDVAKAYDAACTPDFYVFDNNLEAVYHGQLDNSRPGNGKPVTGIDLRNSLDNLLENKSAVENQKPSMGCGIKWK comes from the coding sequence ATGGCAAGAGCAGAATCTAACGAGTTTAAAAACGGAACAAAAGCACCCGATTTCAATTTATTAAATACGGTTGATAATACTTTTCTTTCGCTCGAAAATGCAAAAGGAGAAAAGGGAACGGTAATTATGTTTATTTGTAATCATTGTCCGTTTGTAATTCATGTAAATGCGGAGTTGGTAAAAATGGCGAATGATTATCAGCAAAAAGGAATTAATTTTATAGCTATAAGTGCTAATGATGTGGATAATTATCCGCAAGATTCACCTGAATTAATGAAGCAGCTTGCCAAGGATGAAAACTATCCTTTTCCTTATTTGTATGATGAAACTCAAGATGTAGCAAAAGCGTATGACGCTGCTTGTACGCCTGATTTTTATGTGTTTGACAACAATTTAGAAGCCGTGTATCATGGTCAATTAGATAACTCAAGACCAGGAAATGGAAAACCTGTTACAGGAATTGATTTACGTAATTCTCTAGACAATTTATTAGAAAATAAATCTGCAGTAGAAAATCAAAAACCAAGTATGGGTTGTGGAATAAAGTGGAAGTAG
- a CDS encoding GYDIA family GHMP kinase, with protein MNFYSNGKLLLTGEYLVLDGAKSLAIPTKFGQDLVVERIKEPEIIWGSFTHTGECWFEAVFDLKKLRLKNCTFKSDKEGSGEVIAETLLDILKEAKNLNPDFLAAENGYVVKTNLTFPRNWGLGTSSTLINSVASWAKVDAFKLLWNSFKGSGYDIACAQNDMPVFYQIKDKEPIVEPIEFNPSFKENLFFVHLNQKQDSKEGIAKFRESNINFDKEIKRISEISDAFLKIKSLEEFEKLIVEHEQIISSIIKLKTVKEKLFPDYFGAIKSLGAWGGDFVLVTGNPETPSYFKNKGFETILTYSQMVL; from the coding sequence ATGAATTTTTATTCAAACGGAAAATTATTATTAACAGGAGAATATCTTGTTTTAGATGGCGCAAAATCTTTGGCAATTCCAACTAAATTTGGACAAGATTTAGTCGTGGAAAGAATAAAAGAACCAGAGATTATTTGGGGGAGTTTTACACATACAGGAGAATGTTGGTTTGAGGCTGTTTTCGATTTAAAAAAACTACGTTTGAAAAATTGTACCTTCAAATCTGATAAAGAAGGAAGCGGAGAAGTAATTGCCGAAACGTTGTTAGATATTTTAAAAGAAGCTAAAAACTTAAATCCAGATTTTTTAGCAGCAGAAAACGGATATGTTGTAAAAACAAACCTTACATTTCCAAGAAATTGGGGATTAGGAACTTCATCAACATTAATAAATTCTGTTGCTTCTTGGGCAAAAGTAGATGCTTTTAAATTATTATGGAATTCCTTTAAAGGAAGTGGTTATGATATTGCTTGTGCACAAAATGATATGCCAGTTTTTTATCAAATTAAGGATAAAGAACCTATCGTTGAACCAATTGAATTCAACCCGAGTTTTAAAGAGAATTTGTTTTTTGTACATTTAAATCAGAAACAAGATTCTAAAGAAGGAATTGCAAAGTTTAGAGAAAGCAATATCAATTTTGATAAAGAAATAAAAAGAATTTCAGAAATTTCTGATGCATTTTTAAAAATAAAATCATTAGAAGAATTCGAAAAATTAATAGTTGAGCATGAACAAATTATCAGTTCAATTATAAAACTAAAAACAGTTAAAGAAAAATTGTTTCCAGATTATTTTGGAGCGATAAAAAGTTTAGGAGCTTGGGGAGGAGATTTTGTGTTAGTAACAGGAAATCCAGAAACACCAAGCTATTTTAAAAATAAAGGATTTGAAACCATATTGACTTACAGTCAGATGGTTTTATAA
- a CDS encoding peptide MFS transporter: MSNTAKLPHQKELFGHPVGLYILFFTEMWERFSYYGMRSILVIYMIAQASNVNGPGLEWTELEAYQLYGWYVMLVYLISIPGGILADKVLGQKKTVMLGAILLSIGHGVLAIEADWAFFTGLLFIIAGVGCLKPNISTMVGGLYQKGDIRRDKGFSIFYIGINLGSLLATTFIGLVVAKWGWHAGFGLAGIAMILGLLVYIWGQKFITHVGNKMSVKEKENDVSIGKVFGNIFKSPIHLGIMTVLIIISLYVGYTKEGVDHWGYGALFVFLSFVIGLLMMIYKDLESKIMKDRFLVLLLSFLLVVVFWGAFEQAGGLMSVYTEQKTDRMLFGYLIPTPMFQGLNAGFIILFAVWIANIWAKRKLNNKEASSLFKMATGTIIMGLGFVFMILAVREYEANGSSGMQWLILAYLFHTIGELSSSPVSLSFVTKLAPVKYASLMMGLYFAATGLGGKVAGILGEKSAQFGEYTIFTGIVVFTVIFGLIVIALLKPLKRLTHGAEDNEGTKMEDNEGFELADN; encoded by the coding sequence ATGAGTAATACCGCTAAACTACCACACCAAAAAGAACTATTTGGACATCCTGTAGGTTTATATATATTATTTTTTACAGAAATGTGGGAACGCTTTTCTTATTACGGAATGCGCTCTATATTAGTTATTTACATGATTGCACAAGCCTCAAATGTGAATGGTCCTGGTTTAGAATGGACTGAACTTGAGGCCTATCAATTATATGGTTGGTATGTAATGTTGGTGTATCTTATATCTATTCCAGGAGGAATACTAGCAGACAAAGTGTTGGGGCAAAAAAAGACTGTAATGTTAGGAGCTATATTATTATCAATAGGACATGGTGTTCTAGCTATTGAAGCTGATTGGGCATTTTTTACTGGTTTATTATTCATTATTGCCGGAGTTGGGTGTTTAAAACCTAATATTTCTACAATGGTTGGAGGTCTATATCAAAAAGGAGATATAAGACGAGATAAAGGATTTAGTATTTTTTATATCGGTATTAACTTAGGCTCTTTGTTAGCAACTACCTTTATAGGTTTAGTTGTTGCTAAGTGGGGATGGCATGCAGGATTTGGTCTTGCAGGAATTGCCATGATTCTTGGTTTACTTGTATATATTTGGGGCCAAAAATTTATTACTCATGTAGGTAATAAAATGTCTGTTAAAGAAAAAGAAAATGATGTTTCTATAGGGAAAGTATTTGGTAATATTTTTAAATCGCCTATACACTTAGGGATTATGACCGTTTTAATTATCATATCATTATATGTTGGATATACTAAAGAAGGTGTTGATCATTGGGGTTACGGTGCTCTTTTTGTCTTTTTATCTTTTGTTATAGGACTTCTAATGATGATTTATAAAGATTTAGAGTCAAAAATTATGAAAGATAGATTCTTAGTTCTTTTATTATCATTTCTATTAGTGGTTGTTTTCTGGGGAGCATTTGAACAAGCAGGAGGATTAATGAGTGTTTATACAGAGCAGAAAACAGATAGAATGTTATTTGGTTATTTAATACCAACACCAATGTTTCAAGGATTAAATGCTGGTTTTATTATTTTGTTCGCAGTTTGGATTGCAAATATTTGGGCAAAAAGAAAACTTAATAATAAAGAAGCATCCTCATTGTTTAAAATGGCAACAGGAACTATTATCATGGGACTAGGTTTTGTCTTTATGATCTTAGCCGTAAGAGAGTATGAGGCTAATGGTAGTTCTGGAATGCAATGGTTAATTCTTGCTTATCTATTTCATACCATTGGAGAATTATCTTCATCTCCTGTATCCTTATCATTTGTTACCAAATTAGCACCCGTAAAATATGCATCATTAATGATGGGATTATATTTTGCCGCTACTGGGCTTGGAGGAAAAGTAGCAGGTATTTTAGGTGAAAAATCAGCTCAGTTTGGAGAATACACCATTTTTACAGGAATCGTAGTTTTTACCGTAATTTTTGGATTGATCGTTATTGCTTTACTGAAACCTCTAAAACGTTTAACGCATGGAGCAGAAGATAACGAGGGAACAAAAATGGAGGACAACGAAGGTTTCGAATTAGCCGATAATTAA
- a CDS encoding S9 family peptidase: MRKGVTLTTILLLISCIAFSQQNANQTLNKKEITLEEIWNGTFSAERMNSLNSMNGDFYAVLDFNRLTRSVTVDKYSYKTLEKVETIVNSADLKGLNSFSSYSFNNDETKLILGTNFQQIYRHSKKGTYYAYDIASKELTLIGEDIQEPVFSPDNKNVAYAKDNNIFIKNVASNKITQVTTDGKINEIINGITDWVYEEEFAFVRAFEWNKTGTHLAFLRFDETNVPTFSMDIVGTQLYPTQQVFKYPKAGEKNAAVTLHMYTLASKNTKKISLGDYEYIPRIKWSKDADVLVATTLNRHQNNLNLYKVNAAQANTTLLLNETDKAYIDITDNLTFLADNSFIWTSEKDGYNHIYHYDFSGKLINQITKGNWEVTNYYGFNESKKTIYYQSVENGSINRGVYSINLNGKHKSLLSNKDGQNTAAFSKNLNYFINTYSSAETPPIYSLYTAKGKMLKVIKSNDALKERLSTYKMSPKEFSTININGNDLNMWMVKPLDFDANKKYPLLMFQYSGPGSQQVGNTWNGSNDYWHNMLAQKGIIVVCVDGRGTGFKGADFKKVTQKELGKYEVEDQIAAAKKLAARSYIDKNNVGIWGWSFGGFMSTNCILKGNDIFTTAIAVAPVTSWRFYDSVYTERYMQTPQENASGYDDNSPINYAEKLKGKYLLVHGTGDDNVHVQNSYRMINSLIEANKQFDMFIVPDRTHGIYKGRNTRLNLFTKMTNFIDENLSNKSTK, from the coding sequence ATGAGAAAAGGAGTAACACTAACAACTATTCTACTATTAATTAGTTGTATAGCATTTTCACAGCAAAATGCAAATCAAACATTAAACAAAAAAGAAATTACATTAGAAGAAATCTGGAACGGAACGTTTTCTGCAGAAAGAATGAATTCTTTAAACTCTATGAATGGCGATTTTTATGCGGTTTTAGATTTTAATAGATTAACAAGATCGGTAACAGTAGACAAATACAGCTATAAAACTTTAGAAAAAGTTGAAACAATTGTAAATAGTGCAGATTTAAAAGGGCTAAATAGTTTCTCTTCTTATAGTTTTAATAATGATGAAACAAAACTAATTTTAGGTACTAACTTCCAGCAAATTTATCGTCATTCTAAGAAAGGAACTTATTATGCCTATGATATTGCTTCTAAAGAATTGACGTTAATTGGAGAGGATATTCAAGAACCTGTTTTTTCTCCTGATAATAAAAATGTAGCCTATGCAAAAGATAATAATATTTTTATTAAAAATGTAGCTTCAAACAAAATTACTCAAGTTACTACGGATGGAAAAATAAATGAAATCATCAACGGAATTACAGATTGGGTTTATGAAGAAGAATTTGCTTTTGTAAGAGCTTTTGAATGGAATAAAACCGGAACTCATTTAGCATTTTTACGTTTTGATGAAACAAATGTCCCTACTTTTTCTATGGATATTGTTGGCACCCAATTATACCCAACACAACAAGTTTTTAAATACCCAAAAGCAGGAGAAAAAAATGCAGCTGTAACATTACACATGTATACACTTGCATCAAAAAATACTAAGAAAATTTCTTTAGGTGATTACGAATATATTCCTAGAATTAAATGGTCTAAGGATGCAGATGTTTTAGTGGCAACTACTTTAAATCGTCATCAAAATAATTTAAACTTATATAAAGTGAATGCTGCACAAGCTAATACTACTTTATTACTTAACGAAACGGACAAAGCATATATTGATATTACAGACAATCTTACTTTTTTAGCCGATAACAGTTTTATTTGGACTAGCGAAAAAGATGGTTACAACCATATTTATCATTATGATTTCAGTGGAAAACTAATCAACCAGATTACAAAAGGAAATTGGGAAGTAACCAACTATTATGGTTTTAACGAAAGTAAAAAAACTATTTATTATCAATCTGTAGAAAATGGATCTATCAATAGAGGTGTTTATTCCATTAATTTAAACGGAAAACATAAAAGCTTATTAAGTAATAAAGACGGGCAAAACACGGCTGCTTTCAGTAAAAATTTAAACTACTTTATCAATACGTATTCATCAGCAGAAACACCACCTATTTATTCTTTATACACTGCTAAAGGAAAAATGTTAAAGGTGATCAAAAGTAATGATGCTTTAAAAGAAAGACTATCAACGTATAAGATGAGTCCGAAAGAATTTTCTACCATCAACATTAACGGAAACGATTTAAACATGTGGATGGTGAAACCGTTAGACTTTGATGCTAATAAGAAATATCCTTTATTAATGTTTCAATATTCTGGTCCAGGTTCTCAACAAGTTGGAAATACTTGGAACGGTAGCAATGATTACTGGCACAATATGTTAGCTCAAAAAGGAATTATTGTGGTTTGTGTTGATGGACGCGGAACTGGTTTTAAAGGTGCTGACTTTAAAAAAGTGACTCAAAAAGAATTGGGTAAATATGAAGTTGAAGATCAAATTGCTGCGGCTAAAAAATTAGCAGCACGTTCTTATATCGACAAAAACAACGTTGGTATTTGGGGTTGGTCTTTTGGTGGTTTTATGAGTACAAACTGTATTTTAAAAGGAAATGACATTTTTACTACAGCTATTGCGGTCGCACCTGTTACTTCTTGGCGTTTTTACGATTCTGTTTATACAGAACGTTATATGCAAACTCCGCAAGAAAATGCTAGTGGTTATGATGATAATTCACCAATAAACTATGCAGAAAAATTAAAAGGAAAATACTTATTGGTGCATGGAACTGGTGATGATAATGTACATGTACAAAACTCTTATAGAATGATAAACTCTTTAATTGAAGCCAATAAACAGTTTGATATGTTTATTGTACCAGACAGAACACACGGAATTTATAAAGGAAGAAATACTCGTTTAAATTTGTTCACAAAAATGACTAACTTTATCGACGAAAATTTAAGTAACAAATCAACTAAATAA
- a CDS encoding NAD(P)/FAD-dependent oxidoreductase, producing MKKVIIIGGGAAGYFTAINAKENNPELDITILEKGNDVLQKVKISGGGRCNVTHACFEPKELCEFYPRGKKELLGPFHQFMTGDTFEWFENRGVPLKIEDDNRVFPEANTSQAIIDCFQNAVDNLGIKVLTNCGVNSVSQQDNKWVINTKEQVFEADKLVIAAGSSKKVWELCETLDHAVVEPVPSLFTFNINDKRLVDLLGTSVSNATVTISGTKLEASGPLLITHWGMSGPAVLKLSAFGARILADKNYQYNVEVNWLSRPTDKVLNVLLNLKKKEPRKTAILKSPFAEVSKRLWERFVIAAGISATQNWADLNNAQLEGLANQLTKGVFNANGRTTFKDEFVTAGGVDLKEINFKRFESRKHKNLFFVGEVLNIDAVTGGFNFQNAWTGGFICANALAED from the coding sequence ATGAAAAAAGTAATAATTATTGGAGGTGGAGCAGCAGGATATTTTACAGCGATAAACGCAAAAGAAAATAATCCTGAATTAGATATTACGATTCTCGAAAAAGGGAATGATGTTTTACAGAAAGTAAAAATTTCTGGAGGTGGAAGATGTAATGTTACGCATGCATGTTTTGAACCAAAAGAACTCTGCGAGTTCTATCCAAGAGGAAAAAAAGAATTGTTAGGGCCTTTTCACCAGTTTATGACAGGCGACACTTTTGAATGGTTTGAAAATAGAGGAGTTCCTTTAAAAATAGAAGATGATAATCGTGTTTTTCCGGAAGCAAATACCAGTCAGGCAATTATAGATTGCTTTCAAAACGCTGTTGATAACTTAGGAATTAAAGTGTTGACAAACTGTGGTGTAAATTCGGTTTCTCAACAAGATAATAAATGGGTTATCAACACAAAAGAACAAGTTTTTGAAGCTGATAAATTAGTAATCGCTGCAGGAAGTTCTAAAAAAGTGTGGGAATTGTGTGAGACTTTAGATCACGCTGTTGTTGAGCCTGTTCCGTCTTTGTTTACATTTAATATAAATGATAAACGTTTGGTAGATTTATTAGGGACTTCTGTGTCAAATGCTACGGTTACCATTTCTGGAACAAAATTAGAGGCTTCCGGACCGTTATTAATTACCCATTGGGGAATGAGCGGGCCAGCGGTTTTAAAATTATCCGCCTTTGGCGCAAGAATTTTAGCGGATAAAAACTATCAATATAACGTAGAAGTAAATTGGTTGTCTAGACCAACGGATAAAGTATTGAATGTTTTGTTGAATTTAAAAAAGAAAGAACCTAGAAAAACAGCTATTTTAAAATCGCCTTTTGCTGAGGTTTCTAAAAGATTATGGGAACGTTTTGTAATTGCAGCAGGCATAAGTGCAACTCAGAATTGGGCAGATTTAAATAACGCTCAATTAGAAGGTTTAGCAAATCAATTGACAAAAGGTGTTTTTAACGCAAACGGAAGAACTACTTTTAAAGACGAATTTGTAACCGCTGGAGGGGTAGATTTAAAGGAAATAAACTTTAAACGTTTTGAAAGTAGAAAACATAAAAACCTCTTTTTTGTAGGTGAAGTTTTAAATATTGATGCTGTTACTGGAGGATTTAATTTCCAGAATGCGTGGACAGGAGGTTTTATTTGTGCGAACGCTTTGGCAGAAGATTAA
- a CDS encoding peptide MFS transporter gives MNTAKYRFEGSEMNNKLLLGHPAGLFILFFTEMWERFSYYGMRALLVIFLISSLTDGGWAWSREEALGLYGTYTMLVYFTPIIGGILADRILGYRNAVVIGALLMTLGHASMAFDTPWALYVGIGLLIAGNGFFKPNITSIINGIYINAQDKKDGAFTIFYMGVNAGAFLGIMLCGYVGETYGWHFGFGLAGIFMFLGMLQFYFAQSIFGNVGLKPSKVADLSDAINKDEKSYDDVPNNVQRDRYIVVGILAFFTIFFWAAFEQAGGSMTIFAKDYTNRVLEGSAATVFRIANTLLTIVPLIIITYVLFSLFKITFKKYALSNTFLGISFAIIWIIVITMLKNQFSEVSTEIPASWFGILNSFFIITFAPLFSKIWESKYNPPATIKFGVGLILLGLGFLVLAYGSASIPQGAKTASVSVIWLILAYLLHTLGELSLSPVGLSYVSKLVPGKMIAMMFGLWYIAVGMGNKLAGSMGGMIDEITTKYSMSTFFLIFTFVPIIAGLLVMSLTPLFKKLMHGVK, from the coding sequence ATGAATACAGCTAAATACAGATTTGAAGGTTCAGAAATGAACAATAAATTACTGCTAGGACATCCCGCAGGTTTATTTATTTTATTTTTCACAGAAATGTGGGAACGTTTTTCATACTATGGAATGCGGGCATTATTAGTTATTTTTTTAATTTCATCTTTAACAGATGGAGGTTGGGCTTGGAGCAGAGAAGAAGCTTTAGGTTTATACGGTACTTACACCATGTTGGTGTACTTTACCCCTATTATTGGAGGAATATTAGCCGATAGGATTTTGGGTTACAGAAATGCCGTTGTTATAGGAGCTTTATTAATGACACTTGGACATGCATCCATGGCATTTGATACTCCTTGGGCCTTATATGTAGGTATTGGTTTATTAATTGCAGGAAATGGGTTTTTTAAACCAAATATTACTTCAATCATTAATGGTATTTATATAAATGCTCAAGACAAAAAAGATGGAGCCTTTACTATTTTTTATATGGGTGTAAATGCTGGTGCTTTTTTAGGGATTATGCTTTGTGGTTATGTAGGTGAAACCTATGGTTGGCATTTTGGTTTTGGTTTAGCGGGTATTTTTATGTTCTTAGGAATGTTACAATTTTATTTTGCGCAAAGTATTTTTGGTAATGTTGGTCTAAAACCTAGTAAAGTAGCTGATTTATCTGATGCAATTAACAAAGATGAAAAAAGTTATGACGATGTACCAAATAATGTGCAAAGAGACCGATATATTGTTGTTGGTATTTTAGCATTTTTTACTATTTTCTTTTGGGCTGCATTTGAACAAGCTGGTGGTTCTATGACTATTTTTGCTAAAGATTATACTAATAGAGTGCTAGAAGGTAGTGCTGCTACTGTTTTTAGAATAGCAAATACACTACTTACGATTGTTCCGTTAATTATTATTACTTATGTTTTATTTAGTTTGTTTAAAATAACCTTTAAAAAATACGCTTTATCAAATACTTTTTTAGGTATTAGTTTTGCTATAATTTGGATTATCGTAATTACAATGCTAAAAAACCAGTTTAGTGAAGTTTCTACGGAAATACCTGCTTCTTGGTTTGGTATTTTAAATTCATTCTTTATTATAACATTTGCTCCATTATTTTCTAAAATTTGGGAAAGCAAATACAATCCACCTGCAACTATAAAATTCGGTGTTGGATTAATACTATTAGGATTAGGTTTCTTAGTCTTAGCTTATGGCTCTGCTAGTATTCCTCAAGGTGCAAAAACAGCATCTGTTAGTGTTATTTGGCTAATTTTAGCATATTTACTTCACACTTTAGGTGAGTTAAGTTTATCTCCAGTTGGTTTGTCTTATGTATCTAAATTAGTACCCGGAAAAATGATAGCAATGATGTTTGGTCTTTGGTATATTGCCGTTGGTATGGGTAATAAATTAGCTGGTTCTATGGGAGGAATGATTGATGAAATAACAACTAAATACTCTATGAGTACTTTCTTTTTAATATTTACTTTTGTACCTATAATTGCAGGTCTTTTAGTAATGAGCTTAACACCTTTATTTAAAAAATTAATGCACGGAGTAAAATAA
- a CDS encoding VOC family protein has product MHTFVFNHIAISVKDVDISIAFYQKVLQLKEIKNTASNSKTRWLSLGEGKQLHIIPRPDAEIKTNKAVHFALTTVNIDSFVTHLKELKIEYSDWLGTPNKDYVRNDGIKQVYFQDPNGYWIEVNDAI; this is encoded by the coding sequence ATGCATACTTTCGTATTCAATCACATAGCCATTTCTGTTAAAGACGTAGATATATCTATTGCCTTTTATCAAAAAGTACTGCAACTTAAAGAAATTAAGAATACTGCTTCTAATTCTAAAACTAGATGGTTATCACTTGGAGAAGGTAAACAGCTTCACATAATTCCGCGTCCAGATGCCGAAATAAAAACGAACAAAGCCGTTCATTTTGCTTTAACAACCGTAAATATAGATTCATTTGTAACGCATTTAAAAGAATTAAAAATAGAGTATTCTGATTGGCTAGGTACACCTAATAAAGATTACGTTAGAAACGATGGTATTAAACAAGTGTATTTTCAAGACCCAAATGGGTATTGGATTGAAGTAAATGATGCTATTTAA
- a CDS encoding thiamine diphosphokinase, with translation MGIFVSMKKGNVFLLLNGKPPKTLPDLDKYEIICATDGAYKYLKENNIKPNFISGDFDSLENLPKDIEVIHTPNQDFTDFDKILQILFDKGFKNIDIYGGSGQEQDHFLGNLHTTIQWKNKLQLTFFDDYSRYFLADKSTKITNCNDKIVSLVPFPKAINITTEGLQYPLKKEDLSFGERIGTRNKATNNQIKINFESGELFIFINH, from the coding sequence ATGGGTATTTTTGTATCCATGAAAAAAGGAAATGTCTTTTTACTTTTAAACGGAAAACCACCAAAAACACTCCCTGATTTAGACAAATATGAAATTATTTGTGCTACAGATGGAGCTTATAAATATTTAAAAGAAAACAATATTAAACCCAATTTTATTAGTGGCGATTTTGATTCTTTAGAAAATTTACCAAAAGACATAGAAGTTATTCATACTCCGAATCAAGATTTTACAGATTTTGATAAAATTCTTCAAATTCTATTTGATAAAGGTTTTAAAAACATTGATATTTATGGTGGAAGCGGACAAGAACAAGATCATTTTTTAGGAAACTTGCACACAACAATTCAGTGGAAAAACAAATTGCAGCTTACTTTTTTTGATGATTATAGTCGTTATTTTTTAGCTGATAAAAGCACCAAAATTACTAATTGTAACGATAAAATAGTTTCTTTGGTTCCTTTCCCTAAAGCAATAAATATTACTACAGAAGGATTGCAATATCCTTTAAAAAAAGAAGATTTATCTTTCGGAGAACGAATTGGTACAAGAAACAAAGCAACTAATAACCAGATTAAAATTAATTTTGAAAGTGGTGAGTTATTCATTTTCATCAACCATTAA
- a CDS encoding DUF255 domain-containing protein, with translation MKKQILLIAISIFYINTYAQENIKWLGFEEAIELNKKNPKPIIVDVYTDWCGYCKKMDLNTYSNITIGEYINKNFYAVKLDGEDKKDIVFNDHTFKFQKEGRRGYHQLAATLMNGKMSYPTTLFLSEEVELIDRIPGYLNKEVMEKVLVYFSDELYKTKKWDEFIKDFKSNL, from the coding sequence ATGAAAAAACAGATATTACTCATTGCAATTTCGATATTTTATATAAATACTTATGCACAAGAAAATATTAAATGGCTTGGTTTTGAAGAAGCTATTGAATTAAACAAAAAGAACCCGAAACCTATTATAGTAGATGTATATACGGATTGGTGTGGCTATTGTAAAAAAATGGACCTCAACACCTATTCTAATATAACAATTGGCGAGTATATAAATAAAAACTTTTATGCCGTTAAACTAGATGGTGAAGACAAAAAAGATATTGTTTTTAATGATCATACGTTTAAGTTTCAAAAAGAAGGAAGGCGTGGTTATCATCAACTAGCAGCTACTTTAATGAATGGAAAAATGTCGTATCCTACTACCTTATTTTTGTCTGAAGAAGTAGAGTTAATAGATAGAATTCCGGGCTATTTAAATAAAGAAGTGATGGAAAAAGTATTAGTCTATTTTTCTGATGAATTATACAAAACAAAGAAATGGGACGAGTTTATAAAAGATTTTAAAAGTAACTTGTAA
- a CDS encoding DUF1569 domain-containing protein has product MIEHLSFLLQISNGKVAADYYVSDEKSARRKPFLNTEGELQVGFKAPLLSEEPNALKFNSVGKAIKDLFIQIDAFKIHFETAKAENHPFFGELDYAYWQKFHVKHFTHHFKQFGLV; this is encoded by the coding sequence ATGATAGAACATTTAAGCTTTTTATTACAAATTTCTAATGGCAAAGTAGCTGCAGATTATTATGTTTCTGATGAAAAATCAGCAAGAAGAAAACCTTTTTTAAATACAGAAGGTGAATTGCAAGTAGGATTTAAAGCACCTCTGTTGTCTGAAGAACCAAATGCCTTAAAATTTAATTCTGTGGGTAAAGCAATAAAGGATTTATTCATTCAAATAGATGCTTTTAAAATTCATTTTGAAACAGCTAAAGCTGAAAATCATCCATTTTTTGGAGAATTAGATTATGCTTATTGGCAAAAATTTCATGTAAAACATTTTACACATCATTTTAAACAATTTGGATTGGTATAA